A DNA window from Oreochromis niloticus isolate F11D_XX unplaced genomic scaffold, O_niloticus_UMD_NMBU tig00008779_pilon, whole genome shotgun sequence contains the following coding sequences:
- the LOC102079021 gene encoding leukocyte elastase inhibitor isoform X6 — protein sequence MVMLGARGNTATQMSKCLQTKDCWGDVHSSFAKLLTELNRTDSPFTFTVANRLYREKSCPFTQEFLIQSKKHYRAELESVDFKTRSEEVRIDINNWVQQHTPAGNITEVVDEDDLNELTRLVLFTATHFRGSWKKDFLYSKTYDAQFWLNKNDSKPVKMMKQEENFMCTFIEEANCKILEMPYSGEEVSMLIFLPAEIEDDTTGLEKLEKELTYKKFVAWTHPGKMQTCYIDVRLPRFTLEETYDLNTVLSSMSMVDVFDHTKCDFSGMSGHKDLVLSKVIHKAFVKVHEKATEATFVDMCWGEFHSGKKSWSNFDLKSFIADHPFLFFIRHNPTMNILFAGRFCCPV from the exons TGCTTGCAAACCAAGGATTGTTGGGGTGATGTTCACAGCAGCTTTGCCAAACTTCTCACTGAACTCAACAGGACAGATTCTCCATTTACCTTCACTGTTGCTAACAGACTGTACAGAGAGAAGTCCTGCCCCTTTACTCag GAATTCTTAATACAAAGCAAGAAACATTACAGAGCAGAGCTGGAGTCTGTGGACTTCAAGACCAGGTCTGAAGAGGTCAGGATTGATATCAACAACTGGGTGCAGCAACACACACCAG CAGGTAACATCACAGAGGTGGTGGATGAAGATGATTTGAATGAACTGACCAGGCTGGTGTTGTTCACTGCCACCCACTTCAGAGGCAGCTGGAAGAAAGATTTCTTGTACTCTAAAACTTATGATGCTCAATTTTGGCTCAACAAG AATGACTCAAAGCCTGTGAAGATGATGAAACAGGAAGAGAACTTCATGTGTACCTTCATCGAAGAAGCAAACTGCAAA ATTCTAGAGATGCCTTACAGTGGGGAGGAAGTGAGCATGCTCATCTTTTTACCTGCAGAGATCGAGGATGATACAACAGGACTGGAGAAG CTGGAGAAGGAGCTGACCTATAAAAAGTTTGTGGCTTGGACTCATCCAGGCAAGATGCAAACATGTTACATTGATGTGAGGCTGCCTCGATTTACACTGGAGGAGACGTATGACCTGAACACAGTCCTGAGCAGCATGAGCATGGTGGACGTCTTTGATCACACAAAGTGTGACTTCTCTG GCATGTCTGGGCACAAAGATCTGGTACTTTCAAAAGTCATCCACAAGGCTTTTGTGAAGGTCCACGAGAAGGCAACTGAGGCTACTTTTGTGGATATGTGTTGGGGTGAGTTCCATTCGGGCAAGAAAAGCTGGAGCaattttgatttaaaatccttcaTCGCAGACCAccccttcctcttcttcatcagaCATAACCCCACTATGAACATCCTGTTTGCTGGTCGGTTCTGCTGCCCTGTGTGA